In Sphingomonas sp. PAMC26645, one DNA window encodes the following:
- the msrB gene encoding peptide-methionine (R)-S-oxide reductase MsrB translates to METNMTQDRRAFLTLAGAGVAGFALWGCTSQPAQAAERFEVTLTDAQWRKKLSPDAYNVLRKDGTEVPYSSPLNAEHRAGIFSCGGCALPNFSSKTKFESGTGWPSFWQPLPNAVRTRVDSTMGMGRTEVHCRRCGGHLGHVFDDGPKPTGKRYCMNGDALTFKAA, encoded by the coding sequence ATGGAGACGAACATGACCCAGGACCGCCGCGCTTTCCTCACGCTTGCCGGAGCAGGCGTCGCCGGCTTCGCACTCTGGGGATGCACGTCACAACCCGCGCAGGCCGCCGAGCGGTTCGAGGTCACGCTGACCGACGCGCAGTGGCGCAAGAAGCTGTCGCCGGACGCGTATAACGTGCTCCGCAAGGATGGTACCGAAGTCCCGTATTCGAGCCCGCTCAACGCGGAGCATCGCGCGGGTATCTTCTCGTGCGGCGGGTGCGCGCTGCCGAACTTCTCGTCGAAGACGAAGTTCGAAAGCGGGACGGGGTGGCCGAGCTTCTGGCAGCCATTGCCGAACGCGGTGCGGACGCGGGTGGATTCGACGATGGGGATGGGGCGGACCGAGGTGCACTGCCGCCGGTGCGGCGGGCATCTCGGGCACGTTTTCGATGATGGACCTAAGCCGACGGGGAAGCGCTATTGCATGAACGGCGATGCGCTAACGTTCAAGGCGGCGTGA
- a CDS encoding cytochrome P450 — MATLVRDVAQQIVDPLDVSRAELYRDDLWQAPFAQLRAESPVHYVEHSDYGPYWSVSTYKGIVEVESLPDLYSSEAGGITIADFVAERDVRMPMFIARDRPVHTGQRRTVAPAFTPSEMTRMSGDIRRRTADMLDSLPWNTPFDWVDTVAIELTTQMLAILFDFPWADRRKLTLWSDWAGDIEIVKNEELRGQRLAYMFECGSYFKGLWDAKIDKNPTPDLISMMIHSDAMSHMDHNEFIGNLILLIVGGNDTTRNSMSALAYGLDKFPESRAKLEADPTLIPNAVSEILRWQTPLAHMRRTATADAELMGQQIKAGDKLALWYISANRDEGVFGDDADAIVVDRPNARRHLAFGHGIHRCVGARLAEMQIAILLEEMAARRMRINVLAEPTRVAACFVHGYRTLPVEISKY, encoded by the coding sequence ATGGCGACTCTGGTAAGAGACGTGGCGCAACAAATAGTCGATCCGCTCGACGTGAGCCGCGCCGAACTCTACCGCGACGACCTCTGGCAGGCGCCGTTCGCGCAACTCCGCGCCGAGTCCCCCGTCCATTACGTCGAGCACTCCGACTACGGCCCCTATTGGTCGGTCTCCACCTACAAGGGCATCGTCGAGGTCGAATCTCTCCCCGATCTCTATTCCTCCGAGGCCGGCGGGATTACGATCGCCGATTTCGTCGCCGAGCGCGACGTCCGCATGCCGATGTTCATCGCGCGCGATCGCCCCGTGCATACCGGCCAGCGCCGCACCGTCGCACCCGCCTTCACCCCCAGCGAGATGACCCGGATGTCGGGCGATATCCGGAGGCGGACCGCCGACATGCTCGACAGCCTGCCGTGGAACACGCCTTTCGACTGGGTCGATACCGTCGCGATCGAACTCACCACGCAGATGCTCGCGATCCTGTTCGACTTTCCCTGGGCGGACCGACGGAAGCTGACCCTATGGTCGGACTGGGCAGGCGATATCGAGATCGTCAAGAACGAGGAACTCCGCGGTCAGCGGCTCGCGTACATGTTCGAATGCGGGTCGTATTTCAAAGGCTTGTGGGACGCAAAGATCGACAAGAATCCGACGCCCGACCTGATCTCGATGATGATCCATTCGGACGCGATGAGCCACATGGATCACAACGAGTTCATCGGGAACCTCATCCTGCTGATCGTCGGCGGCAACGACACGACGCGCAATTCGATGTCCGCGCTCGCCTATGGCCTCGACAAGTTTCCGGAGTCGCGCGCGAAGCTGGAGGCGGACCCGACGCTGATTCCCAACGCCGTGAGCGAGATCCTGCGCTGGCAGACCCCGCTCGCGCACATGCGCCGCACCGCGACCGCGGACGCGGAATTGATGGGCCAGCAGATCAAGGCCGGCGACAAGCTCGCGCTCTGGTATATCTCGGCGAACCGCGACGAGGGCGTGTTCGGCGACGATGCGGACGCCATCGTGGTGGATCGCCCGAACGCGCGGCGGCATCTGGCGTTCGGCCACGGCATCCACCGCTGCGTCGGCGCACGGCTGGCGGAGATGCAGATCGCGATCCTCCTGGAGGAGATGGCCGCGCGGCGGATGCGGATCAACGTGCTCGCCGAACCGACGCGGGTCGCGGCGTGCTTCGTCCACGGCTATCGCACGCTGCCGGTGGAAATCAGCAAATACTGA
- a CDS encoding ABC transporter permease: MSRFRRTLRQTFTIARRDFIATVFTPIFLLFLFAPLIMGSFGAIGGLGAASVTDGAQDKTRIIAIVPASTARPIDEADERLRGMFRSDEAPPELSIVAPTADPGAQARAAFETKDVDASAVLYGPLDAPQILYGPRGKRSADYLGLLAQTTLAAEKLGGTLPTIAATKTQIKRSTTSVGGQHQSAFFAVFGIFFLTLFLSGQVVGTMAEERNNKVIEVLAAAVPLESVFFGKLIGMFGVAVLFVAFWGTVVTQITSLMPAGAAVALGDLTPAVGAPMFALLFAAYFSMAYLLLGSVFLGVGAQATTMREIQMLSLPITILQVAMFGLSSAAVSHPGSWLATAAELFPLSSPFAMAGRAANSPELWPHVAALAWQALWVTIFITVGARLFRRGVLQSGSARPFWRRKAKAAA, translated from the coding sequence ATGAGCCGGTTCCGTCGCACCCTTCGCCAGACGTTCACGATCGCGCGACGCGACTTCATCGCCACGGTGTTCACCCCGATCTTCCTGCTGTTTTTGTTCGCGCCCCTGATCATGGGATCGTTCGGCGCGATCGGCGGACTGGGCGCGGCGAGCGTCACTGATGGTGCCCAGGACAAGACGCGGATCATCGCGATCGTCCCTGCCTCCACCGCGCGACCGATCGACGAGGCCGACGAGCGTCTGCGCGGCATGTTCCGCAGCGACGAAGCGCCCCCCGAACTGTCGATCGTCGCGCCGACCGCCGATCCAGGTGCCCAGGCGCGCGCGGCGTTCGAGACCAAGGACGTCGACGCCTCCGCGGTGCTGTACGGCCCGCTCGACGCGCCGCAGATCCTTTACGGACCGCGCGGCAAACGCTCGGCCGATTACCTCGGGTTGCTCGCGCAGACGACGCTGGCGGCGGAGAAGCTTGGCGGTACACTGCCGACGATCGCCGCGACCAAGACGCAGATCAAGCGTTCGACCACCTCGGTCGGTGGGCAGCACCAGTCGGCCTTCTTCGCGGTGTTCGGGATCTTCTTCCTGACGCTGTTCCTGTCGGGGCAGGTCGTGGGCACGATGGCCGAGGAGCGCAACAACAAGGTGATCGAGGTGCTCGCCGCCGCCGTGCCGCTCGAATCGGTGTTCTTCGGCAAGCTGATCGGGATGTTCGGAGTCGCGGTACTCTTCGTCGCGTTCTGGGGCACCGTCGTCACGCAGATCACGTCGCTGATGCCCGCGGGCGCGGCGGTGGCGCTGGGCGACCTGACGCCCGCGGTCGGCGCGCCGATGTTCGCGCTGCTGTTCGCGGCATATTTCAGCATGGCCTACCTGTTGCTCGGCTCGGTGTTCCTCGGCGTGGGCGCACAGGCGACGACGATGCGCGAAATCCAGATGCTGTCGCTACCGATCACCATCCTGCAGGTCGCGATGTTCGGGCTGTCGTCGGCCGCGGTTTCCCACCCCGGCAGCTGGCTCGCCACCGCCGCCGAACTGTTCCCCCTCTCCTCGCCATTCGCAATGGCCGGCCGCGCGGCAAACTCGCCCGAACTGTGGCCGCATGTCGCGGCGCTGGCATGGCAGGCGCTTTGGGTGACGATTTTTATAACGGTTGGGGCCCGCCTCTTCCGCCGTGGGGTGCTGCAATCGGGGAGTGCTAGGCCGTTCTGGCGGCGCAAGGCCAAGGCGGCAGCGTAG
- a CDS encoding ATP-binding cassette domain-containing protein encodes MNDEWAVTANGIVKRFGDRRVVDGVDMMVPRGSVYGVLGPNGAGKTTTLRMLLGIIEPDEGSRTLLGYDNPRDASDRVGYLPEERGLYPAMKAREAIAFLGALRGLDWKTGRERAVVLMEAAGLGHAVDEKIRKLSKGMAQLVQLLGSVVHQPDLLVLDEPFSGLDPVNQERLEKLILNERDRGATILFSTHIMSHAERLCDRLAIIAGGKRRFEGTVADARGILPQRVHYTPHRPDLAIRGVLPSDAVADGDSWRFELPNEGIESLLVRLIDAGYGISGLSIERPGLHEAFVRIVGQHADVAKEDAA; translated from the coding sequence GTGAACGATGAATGGGCGGTCACCGCGAACGGGATCGTGAAGCGGTTCGGCGATCGGCGCGTGGTCGACGGGGTGGACATGATGGTGCCGCGCGGCTCGGTGTACGGCGTGCTCGGGCCCAACGGCGCGGGCAAGACGACCACGCTGCGCATGCTGCTCGGGATCATCGAGCCCGACGAGGGTAGCCGCACGCTGCTCGGCTACGACAATCCGCGCGATGCGAGCGACCGGGTCGGCTATCTTCCCGAGGAGCGCGGACTGTATCCGGCGATGAAGGCGCGCGAGGCGATCGCGTTCCTGGGGGCGTTGCGCGGGCTCGACTGGAAGACCGGCCGCGAGCGTGCCGTGGTGCTGATGGAAGCCGCCGGCCTTGGCCATGCGGTCGACGAGAAGATTCGGAAACTGTCGAAGGGCATGGCGCAATTGGTGCAGTTGCTCGGCTCGGTGGTGCACCAGCCTGACCTGCTGGTGCTCGACGAGCCGTTTTCAGGGCTCGATCCGGTCAACCAGGAGCGGCTCGAGAAGCTGATCCTCAACGAGCGCGATCGCGGCGCGACGATCCTGTTCTCGACGCATATCATGAGCCATGCCGAACGCCTGTGCGACCGGCTGGCGATCATCGCCGGCGGCAAGCGGCGCTTCGAAGGCACCGTGGCCGATGCGCGGGGGATATTGCCGCAACGCGTCCACTACACGCCGCACCGCCCCGATCTGGCGATCCGCGGCGTGCTCCCATCGGACGCGGTAGCGGACGGGGACAGCTGGCGGTTCGAGCTACCGAACGAGGGAATCGAGAGCTTGCTCGTGAGACTGATCGACGCGGGATACGGGATTTCAGGGTTGTCGATCGAGCGGCCCGGCCTGCACGAGGCGTTCGTAAGGATCGTTGGGCAGCATGCCGACGTCGCGAAGGAGGACGCGGCATGA
- the queG gene encoding tRNA epoxyqueuosine(34) reductase QueG, with translation MAQDKLEHRLKAKAAELGFVACGIAHAGAAPRAGERLHQWLADGRHGDMIWMEERKHHRESPAGLWPEVRSVIALGMSYAPKDDPLRLADEGGVGRISVYAQGPDYHDVVKRQLKALGRWLAAEAGRDLPPFDLKVFVDTAPVMEKPLAEAAGLGWQGKHTNLVSREHGSWLFLGAIYTTLDLEPDKGGVDTCGSCDACQTACPTAAFPRPYQLDARRCISYLTIEHAGPIPHEFRTAIGNRIYGCDDCLAVCPWNKFAAAANANLAFHPRAELIAPELADILALDDASFRQVFAGSPIKRIGRAKMIRNALMAAGNSSDPGLVEAVVGLLGDDSPVVRGAAIWALRRLDSARWGSERGRRLADEGDQSVLDEWGAAAVDRVVPLVDPPAGE, from the coding sequence GTGGCGCAAGACAAGCTGGAACACAGGCTCAAGGCCAAAGCGGCGGAACTGGGCTTCGTCGCTTGCGGGATCGCGCATGCGGGGGCGGCGCCGCGCGCGGGCGAACGCCTCCACCAATGGCTTGCCGACGGCCGCCACGGCGACATGATCTGGATGGAGGAGCGCAAGCACCACCGCGAGAGTCCCGCCGGCCTGTGGCCCGAGGTGCGCAGCGTCATCGCGCTCGGCATGAGTTATGCGCCGAAGGACGATCCGTTGCGCTTGGCGGACGAGGGCGGGGTGGGCCGGATCTCGGTCTATGCACAGGGGCCGGATTATCACGATGTCGTGAAGCGGCAGTTGAAGGCGCTGGGGCGGTGGTTGGCGGCGGAGGCGGGGCGGGACTTGCCGCCGTTCGACCTGAAGGTGTTCGTCGACACTGCGCCGGTGATGGAGAAGCCGCTTGCCGAAGCCGCCGGGCTTGGCTGGCAGGGCAAGCACACCAATCTCGTCAGTCGCGAGCATGGCAGCTGGCTGTTCCTCGGCGCGATCTACACGACGCTCGATCTTGAACCCGATAAGGGCGGCGTCGACACCTGCGGCAGTTGCGACGCGTGCCAGACCGCGTGCCCGACCGCGGCCTTCCCGCGGCCTTACCAGCTCGATGCCCGCCGCTGCATTTCCTACCTGACGATCGAGCATGCCGGCCCGATCCCGCACGAGTTCCGCACCGCGATCGGCAACCGCATCTACGGCTGCGACGACTGCCTGGCGGTGTGCCCCTGGAACAAGTTTGCCGCCGCTGCGAACGCGAACCTGGCCTTTCATCCCCGGGCGGAGCTGATCGCGCCCGAACTCGCAGACATCTTAGCGCTCGACGACGCCAGCTTCCGCCAAGTCTTCGCCGGCTCTCCGATCAAGCGCATCGGCCGCGCCAAGATGATCCGCAATGCCTTGATGGCGGCGGGGAACAGTAGCGATCCTGGCCTCGTCGAGGCCGTCGTCGGACTGTTGGGCGACGACTCGCCGGTCGTCCGGGGCGCGGCGATATGGGCATTGCGGCGACTGGATAGCGCGCGCTGGGGCAGCGAGCGCGGACGTCGGTTGGCGGACGAGGGCGATCAGAGCGTGCTGGATGAATGGGGGGCGGCCGCGGTCGATCGTGTCGTGCCTCTGGTCGATCCACCCGCGGGTGAGTAA
- a CDS encoding phage major capsid protein, whose protein sequence is MSVVDRPVLAGASPLAQNAAFAGFVRTGATLEMKAFTGVTGDAGGFAVPREIDAQIDTLLKAVSPIRSIANVVKVGSAGYRKLVTTGGTPSGWAAENAARPETASPVFVEIAPPTGELYANPSASQAMLDDAAFDVEEWLAGEIAMEFAKAEGAAFVSGSGVSRPKGFLTSATAATADGVRAFGTLQYLASGTAGDFSANPQERLIDLVQSLRGPYRQGASFVMNAATLARIRKFKTTDGAFVWAPSLAAGVPATLLGYPVVEAEDMPDIAANALAIAFGNFRAGYIIAERTETGILRDPYSNKPFVNFYATKRVGGCVTNSEAIKLLKFSVA, encoded by the coding sequence ATGAGTGTTGTTGACCGGCCGGTTTTGGCGGGGGCTTCCCCCTTGGCGCAGAATGCGGCGTTTGCGGGGTTCGTTCGGACTGGCGCCACGCTGGAGATGAAGGCTTTTACCGGGGTTACGGGGGATGCCGGCGGGTTTGCGGTGCCGCGGGAGATCGATGCTCAGATCGATACTTTGCTGAAGGCGGTGTCGCCGATCCGGTCGATCGCCAATGTCGTGAAGGTGGGGTCGGCGGGGTATCGCAAGCTGGTTACGACCGGGGGTACGCCGTCCGGTTGGGCGGCGGAGAATGCGGCGCGGCCGGAGACGGCTTCGCCGGTGTTCGTCGAGATCGCGCCGCCTACGGGGGAGCTGTATGCCAATCCTTCGGCCAGCCAGGCGATGCTCGATGACGCGGCGTTCGATGTCGAGGAGTGGCTGGCGGGCGAGATCGCGATGGAGTTTGCTAAGGCCGAGGGGGCGGCGTTCGTGTCGGGGTCGGGCGTGTCGCGGCCGAAGGGGTTTTTGACTTCGGCTACTGCGGCGACTGCGGATGGGGTTCGGGCTTTCGGGACTTTGCAGTATCTGGCTAGCGGTACGGCTGGGGACTTTTCGGCGAACCCGCAGGAGCGGTTGATCGATCTGGTTCAGTCCTTGCGCGGGCCTTATCGACAGGGGGCCAGCTTTGTCATGAATGCGGCTACCTTGGCGCGGATCCGGAAGTTCAAGACGACGGATGGCGCGTTCGTCTGGGCGCCTTCGCTGGCGGCCGGGGTGCCGGCTACGCTGCTCGGGTATCCGGTGGTGGAGGCTGAGGACATGCCGGATATCGCGGCGAATGCGCTGGCGATCGCGTTCGGGAATTTCCGCGCGGGGTATATCATCGCCGAGCGGACCGAGACGGGGATCCTGCGCGATCCGTATTCGAACAAGCCTTTCGTCAACTTTTACGCGACCAAGCGGGTCGGTGGGTGCGTGACGAATTCCGAGGCTATCAAGTTGCTGAAGTTCTCGGTGGCTTGA
- a CDS encoding DUF3168 domain-containing protein — MARLNTVLDVSVFDAPPVRGGLPYAVVDEPVLSDWSTKTWVGREGRVLVTLFDGGERPVRLRALLAVGEEGLEALPPDLGEGWRVVRLALVRSRVLRVGDRWRGTSEFLVRMYRES; from the coding sequence GTGGCTCGGCTAAATACCGTGCTGGATGTTAGCGTGTTTGATGCGCCGCCGGTGCGCGGGGGGCTGCCTTATGCGGTGGTCGACGAGCCGGTGTTGTCGGACTGGAGCACTAAGACCTGGGTCGGGCGGGAAGGACGCGTCCTGGTGACGCTATTCGATGGGGGGGAGCGGCCGGTTCGGTTGCGGGCTCTGTTGGCGGTGGGGGAGGAGGGGTTGGAGGCGCTGCCGCCTGACCTTGGTGAGGGGTGGCGGGTGGTTCGGCTGGCGCTGGTGCGGTCTCGGGTGCTGCGGGTCGGGGATCGGTGGCGCGGGACGTCGGAGTTTCTGGTGCGGATGTACCGCGAGAGCTGA
- a CDS encoding phage tail protein codes for MDPLIASAEGLATPAYRGAAYAVFEMLQLADFGNRIPSLTFEVIADEGSVLVSTIAKVLAGEVSGTAALAVGGFAASGGSVRAVLEILGQAGGAWFAPSGAGLVMRDVAGATVVVADEGFAVEGKGVRRTRAVAAIETVPRTVTVGYYDAARDYQAGVQRARRPGAGVRDDRVEVPAVLEAGAAKTVAEAMLARAEAGRVRRTIAAGFGAMVIAPGACVTIAGEGGVWRVSDGSIEGMVTTLGLVPLVAASLPATATSGRVSGAVDAVVGATIVRAFEVPGLEEAPLSAPRMTVVAGGTGAAWRQAALLYSVDDGVSWVAAGVTAAPGVLGTIAVVAPGAPATLVDLRGAFEVVLAHAGMELGDADAAALDRGVNLALLGDELMQFGRAEPLGGARWRLSQLLRGRRGTEAAAGVQTVGDRFVLLEAGAARAFDLPVSVLGREVRVIASGVGDDAPVETRCVMRGASVVPPSPVHLRFATEADGSATVRWTRRSRAGWRWIDGVDAPLAEEVEAYRVTVTDGGTSRDVDVAEPFASITAAERTGSVGIAVRQRGVFGESLAANLIIPELIVPA; via the coding sequence GTGGATCCTTTGATCGCATCTGCGGAGGGGCTGGCGACGCCGGCGTATCGGGGGGCGGCCTATGCCGTGTTCGAGATGTTGCAGCTGGCGGATTTCGGGAATCGGATTCCTTCGCTGACGTTCGAGGTGATTGCGGACGAGGGTTCGGTGCTGGTGTCGACGATCGCGAAGGTGCTCGCGGGGGAAGTTTCGGGGACGGCGGCGCTGGCGGTCGGCGGGTTCGCGGCGTCGGGCGGGAGCGTTCGCGCGGTGCTGGAGATTTTGGGGCAGGCTGGCGGGGCGTGGTTTGCGCCTTCCGGGGCGGGGTTGGTGATGCGCGATGTCGCGGGCGCTACCGTCGTTGTGGCGGACGAGGGGTTCGCTGTCGAAGGGAAGGGTGTTCGGCGGACTCGGGCTGTCGCGGCGATCGAGACGGTGCCGCGGACCGTGACGGTCGGATATTATGATGCGGCGCGCGATTACCAGGCTGGCGTGCAGCGGGCGCGGCGGCCGGGGGCTGGTGTGCGTGACGATCGCGTCGAGGTGCCGGCGGTGCTGGAGGCGGGCGCGGCGAAGACTGTGGCGGAGGCGATGCTCGCGCGGGCGGAGGCTGGGCGGGTGCGGCGGACGATTGCCGCCGGGTTCGGGGCGATGGTGATTGCGCCGGGAGCTTGCGTGACGATTGCGGGCGAGGGTGGCGTCTGGCGGGTGTCCGATGGCAGCATCGAGGGGATGGTGACGACGCTGGGCCTCGTGCCGCTGGTGGCGGCTTCGTTGCCGGCGACTGCGACGAGCGGGCGGGTTTCGGGAGCTGTGGATGCGGTCGTCGGGGCTACGATCGTGCGCGCGTTCGAGGTTCCTGGGTTGGAGGAGGCTCCGTTGAGTGCGCCGCGGATGACGGTGGTTGCGGGCGGTACGGGGGCGGCGTGGCGGCAGGCGGCCTTGCTTTACAGCGTTGATGATGGGGTGAGTTGGGTGGCGGCCGGAGTGACGGCTGCGCCTGGGGTGCTTGGGACGATCGCGGTTGTTGCACCGGGGGCGCCGGCGACGCTTGTTGATCTGCGCGGGGCGTTCGAGGTGGTTCTTGCGCATGCGGGAATGGAGCTGGGCGATGCGGATGCGGCGGCGCTCGACCGGGGCGTGAATTTGGCTCTGCTGGGCGACGAGCTGATGCAGTTCGGGCGGGCGGAACCGCTGGGTGGCGCGCGGTGGCGGTTGAGCCAGTTGCTGCGTGGGCGGCGGGGAACCGAGGCGGCGGCTGGCGTGCAAACGGTTGGGGATCGGTTCGTATTGCTTGAGGCGGGGGCGGCTCGGGCGTTCGACCTACCGGTGTCGGTGCTGGGGCGCGAGGTTCGCGTGATCGCGTCCGGAGTCGGCGATGATGCGCCGGTCGAGACGCGGTGCGTGATGCGCGGGGCGTCGGTGGTTCCGCCTTCGCCGGTGCATCTGCGATTTGCGACCGAAGCCGATGGTAGTGCGACAGTGCGGTGGACGCGGCGGAGCAGGGCGGGGTGGCGCTGGATAGACGGGGTCGATGCGCCGCTGGCCGAGGAGGTCGAGGCGTACCGGGTGACCGTGACGGACGGCGGAACCTCGCGCGATGTCGATGTGGCGGAACCCTTTGCATCGATCACGGCGGCGGAACGCACTGGTTCCGTGGGCATCGCAGTCCGGCAGCGCGGCGTGTTCGGGGAGTCGCTCGCGGCCAACCTGATCATACCGGAACTGATCGTACCGGCGTGA
- a CDS encoding DUF2793 domain-containing protein: MSDDRTARLALPLLQPGQAQKEATHNEALTLLDLAVLASVTAVGTNVPPVAPTAGSAWIVGTAPTGGWAGQARAIAGWTASGWRFLVPLEGMTVWSIADGQSARFGAGAWTLGVLAGTKVSIGGVDVVGSRRPAVPDPTGGTVVDVQSRATIGAILAALRGHGLISV; the protein is encoded by the coding sequence ATGAGCGACGACCGCACAGCACGTCTGGCACTGCCGTTGTTGCAGCCTGGGCAGGCGCAAAAGGAAGCGACGCATAACGAGGCGCTGACATTGTTGGATCTCGCGGTGCTGGCGAGCGTGACGGCAGTGGGAACCAACGTGCCGCCGGTCGCGCCGACCGCGGGCAGCGCGTGGATCGTCGGGACTGCGCCCACCGGTGGTTGGGCGGGGCAGGCGCGAGCGATCGCCGGGTGGACGGCAAGCGGGTGGCGGTTCCTGGTGCCGCTCGAGGGCATGACGGTGTGGAGCATTGCCGATGGACAGTCGGCGCGGTTCGGTGCGGGCGCGTGGACGCTGGGGGTACTGGCTGGAACCAAGGTCTCGATCGGCGGAGTCGACGTGGTGGGTTCGCGTCGTCCGGCGGTTCCCGACCCGACCGGCGGCACCGTCGTCGACGTGCAGTCGAGAGCGACGATTGGTGCCATATTGGCAGCATTGCGGGGGCACGGATTGATTTCCGTCTAG
- a CDS encoding OmpA family protein produces the protein MRKLAVVLALASTALATPALARDKSWYVGVEGGAMIVEDIDYDIGNLNKAGSVDHDYGYDVDAVMGYDFGGFRLETEVGYRKATVDGYSSSTTTPVFGATGVRGDAGAGNYDYAGGSSSALSFMLNGLLDFGPDDGIQGFVGGGVGVARVKAQYALNNNGDFLNDSDTVFAYQGLAGIRAPLTDHIDATLKYRFFNAENVKLVDVSNRVFDGRYRSHSILGGVTYNFGEPAAPPPPPPPPPPEPVAPPPPPAPVEVVCSPGPFIVFFEWDKSDITPEAASILDNAVTQYQSCGNAQVMLAGHADKSGSASYNVGLSQRRADGVKAYLSSHAIPDSVISTEAFGESRPRVETADGVREVQNRRVEVTYGPGSGQ, from the coding sequence ATGCGGAAGCTTGCCGTCGTTCTGGCACTCGCCTCCACCGCACTTGCCACTCCCGCCCTCGCCCGCGACAAGTCGTGGTACGTTGGCGTCGAAGGCGGTGCGATGATCGTTGAAGATATCGATTATGATATCGGCAACCTGAATAAGGCCGGTTCGGTCGATCATGACTATGGTTATGACGTCGATGCGGTTATGGGCTATGACTTTGGTGGTTTCCGTCTGGAAACCGAAGTTGGCTACCGCAAGGCAACCGTGGACGGCTACTCGTCGTCGACGACCACGCCTGTGTTCGGTGCAACCGGCGTTCGCGGCGACGCGGGTGCAGGTAATTACGACTACGCTGGTGGTTCGTCGTCGGCGCTCAGCTTCATGCTGAACGGCCTTCTGGACTTCGGTCCGGACGATGGCATCCAGGGCTTCGTCGGCGGTGGTGTTGGTGTTGCTCGCGTCAAGGCGCAGTACGCTCTCAACAACAACGGCGACTTCCTGAACGACTCGGACACCGTGTTCGCGTATCAGGGCCTGGCCGGTATCCGCGCACCGCTGACCGACCACATCGACGCGACGCTGAAGTATCGTTTCTTCAACGCCGAGAACGTCAAGCTGGTCGACGTTTCGAACCGCGTGTTCGACGGTCGCTATCGTTCGCACAGCATCCTTGGTGGTGTGACGTACAACTTCGGCGAGCCTGCTGCTCCGCCGCCGCCGCCGCCGCCGCCGCCGCCTGAGCCAGTCGCTCCTCCTCCGCCGCCTGCGCCGGTCGAAGTCGTCTGCTCGCCTGGTCCGTTCATCGTGTTCTTCGAATGGGACAAGTCGGACATCACGCCTGAGGCAGCGTCGATCCTCGACAACGCCGTCACGCAGTACCAGTCGTGCGGCAACGCACAGGTCATGCTGGCAGGTCACGCCGATAAGTCGGGTTCGGCATCGTACAACGTCGGTCTGTCGCAGCGCCGCGCAGATGGCGTGAAGGCATACCTGTCTTCGCATGCCATCCCGGACAGCGTCATCTCGACGGAAGCATTCGGCGAGAGCCGTCCGCGCGTCGAGACCGCCGATGGCGTTCGCGAAGTGCAGAACCGTCGTGTGGAAGTCACCTACGGTCCGGGTTCGGGCCAGTAA